The proteins below come from a single Seriola aureovittata isolate HTS-2021-v1 ecotype China chromosome 23, ASM2101889v1, whole genome shotgun sequence genomic window:
- the LOC130164028 gene encoding interferon-induced very large GTPase 1-like, translating to MEKSVLQKREADEIIWTKCEMTESVPTMDTSEEEEEFYDAPDDWLEPHCEEGVSAATPQSEYVPPPPEVTVLYSGSDTVSLGLTPTDSSVEYKVHIDYSCETQRDTLIRVVSSAVDVEGLNPGTEYTFSITRIAENGNQSKAASVSVFTEPVPPVSITVYNVSSESLSLQWDTPAGELETYSVTCCMEGEIVQEVTTEANSVTFSSLRPGVCYSLHVSAQMKNKRISKPIVTSARTKTHQERLLEVLGLEQHYTQKLSLSKILQIDERTITDETAKCQSDLPWYFLKKLMMVNVTARNVKCTSECESACDAVSGNTKLDLKNLVDSPNSGDMLNPLDIITALFLCSDAFVQQEMALKMSMCQFSVPLLLPNCDTQQCTLMLWALRDIVKKYRPQSLSQSKGFIEDRIVLSELPMISFVRLGECSLSKSEILNKLLSNSQQYHDTFVHHDMECGDSPRRISDGLTEITWYLPCGNKNMDIFSEPVAVANLRGDITSFETQFSFLCQTSAAVFVFFDSLKSGCRLLTNQNYKAQIFLVGNHQSKTFSLDALEQVATELGLINNNIVLKTRRMNDADFVKNLRKTVSDVVENSKMKMCIEQMADIAHELGILVDEDCPECQTAKKNADAIAAEIQNTLKYKEEQLPLQGQIWKDLTCLEKEEFRLRKVGSEDIEKYKSDLQLQKEKLREKQNSYDISNPMTCFINAISSPGTERCYFLKWIRINLDNLSRDKMSFLREQYKEKSKNSENKNVLKDIDRELSNSSLGTEHFFREMGQIYEASVSLPETDPSRQQLQHLPKLCAGLLLDGFPLELVDGDASNIPLRWVSDVLSQLHDLVSPKNKILVVTVLGVQSTGKSTLLNTMFGVQFAVSSGRCTRGAFMLLIRINEDVRKVLNCDFMVIIDTEGLKSPELAQLDDSHEHDNELATLVIGLSDITIINIAMENSTEMKDILQIVVHAFLRMKEVGKKPKCQFVHQNVSDVSANEKNLRDRKLLLQQLNEMTQAAAKMEKKEENKSFTDVMEYSPDTGNWYIPGLWNGNPPMAPVNAGYSEAVYELKKNIIHLLGKCDSSANDILEFKEWMSSLWNAVKHENFIFSFRNSLVADAYMRLCTEFNKWEWEFRKDIYKWVTNAETGISNFGTVAAKCEIADMKDFITCLKSEASTVLSKWETELLENLTKYFKQTEGHIYLVEGYKEDFANSAKSLRREMENSVFHQLTAAAEIKQGMRELDTIKENHTKEIEKAVCALIDQCRKKNVQMRDQELDKEFNKMWNETVKKLSFSEKKATDVFTNVSYHLRTNLSYKGSHASKLLSEKNLKDCGKMPFKYTEEGFCKQVKHQVSKWLNWQDHIMMVQKMADSIIACCIQFVTEIVERKNNYSDTYIQEMLQMIDERLQNDQDVKTGIEFEVSLKQHICGVAARKFQKMHEDFLHVNDPYRCLDQNKGKFCADFKDVFHKRDQCQKKAEEFTSQCLKPAVEDFINRSLGPDIIGEMLTQQQFSTRIFFQYSVLLDLLTKDNFENYLSYICSYEEYVKKWTLDQIVTHFSNGSKISEFEDRHIQSSIRSINDAINKAKMIKSGNLKTFVDHVCQELGDKLVISQDALNAFMILNNANQEQFADWLTECVNEMGKTLREEFKKSNIQKKLKHLHLKPQNEIFTRLIGCGKQCPFCKAPCEAGGNAHTEHWASIHRSNGLGQFRFHHSEKLVTDVCSSLVISDRKFRCFATNFEWHPYKEYSNIFPTWRIPPDVSLEASDYWKYVMATFNKKFAEEYHAKPADIPSTWKRITDKQAKASLQQSFNIK from the exons gcagcctctgtttctgtctttacag AACCTGTTCCTCCTGTGAGCATAACAGTTTATAATGTCAGCAGCGAGTCACTGTCTCTGCAGTGGGACACTCCTGCTGGTGAACTGGAGACCTACAGTGTGACTTGTTGCATGGAGGGAGAAATCGTGCAAGAGGTGACAACAGAAGCAAACAGCGTTACCTTCAGCAGCCTGAGGCCAGGGGTGTGTTACTCCCTCCATGTTTCTGCACAAATGAAGAACAAAAGAATAAGCAAGCCAATTGTAACATCTGCCCGCACAA AGACACACCAAGAGAGGTTACTAGAAGTCCTGGGGTTGGAGCAACACTACACACAGAAGTTATCACTGAGCAAAATACTTCAGATTGATGAGAGGACCATTACTGATGAAACTGCCAAGTGTCAATCAGATCTTCCATGGTATTTTCTGAAGAAGCTAATGATGGTTAATGTGACAGCCAGGAATGTGAAGTGTACATCAGAATGTGAATCAGCCTGTGATGCTGTATCAGGGAATACGAAGTTAGATCTGAAGAATCTGGTTGATAGTCCAAATTCAGGTGACATGCTGAACCCCCTCGACATCATCActgctctctttctgtgttcTGATGCTTTTGTACAGCAGGAGATGGCACTCAAAATGTCTATGTGTCAGTTTTCTGTGCCGCTGCTGCTTCCTAATTGTGACACACAACAGTGCACACTCATGCTTTGGGCCTTGAGGGATATTGTTAAAAAATACAGACCTCAGTCACTTTCACAATCCAAGGGTTTTATTGAAGACAGAATTGTTCTCTCTGAACTTCCAATGATATCCTTTGTGAGACTGGGGGAATGCTCCTTGTCCAAGTCAGAGATTCTCAATAAGCTTCTGAGCAATTCTCAGCAGTACCATGATACATTTGTTCACCACGATATGGAGTGTGGCGACAGTCCAAGAAGAATATCTGATGGACTGACTGAAATTACTTGGTACCTTCCttgtggaaacaaaaacatggataTTTTCAGTGAGCCAGTAGCTGTAGCTAACCTTCGAGGGGACATTACTTCATTTGaaacacagttttcttttttgtgtcagACATCTGCTGCAGTTTTTGTCTTCTTTGACAGTCTAAAATCTGGATGCAGACTTCTGACCAACCAGAACTACAAGGCACAGATCTTCTTGGTGGGTAACCATCAGAGCAAGACCTTCAGTCTAGATGCTTTAGAACAAGTTGCAACTGAGTTGGGCTTGATTAACAACAACATTGTTTTGAAGACTAGGCGGATGAATGACGCAGACTTCGTCAAAAATTTGAGGAAAACTGTCAGCGATGTAGTTGAGAACTCAAAGATGAAGATGTGCATAGAGCAGATGGCTGACATTGCCCATGAACTGGGAATCTTGGTTGATGAAGACTGTCCAGAGTGCCAGACTGCCAAGAAAAATGCAGATGCCATCGCTGCAGAAATTCAAAACACCCTTAAATACAAAGAAGAGCAGCTTCCCCTGCAAGGACAAATATGGAAAGACCTGACGTGTTTAGAGAAGGAAGAATTTCGGCTTCGAAAAGTTGGGTCTGAAGacatagaaaaatacaaaagtgATCTTCAGCTACAGAAGGAAAAACTTCGGGAAAAACAGAACTCTTATGACATTTCAAATCCAATGACATGTTTCATCAATGCAATATCAAGCCCAGGGACAGAGAGATGTTATTTCCTGAAGTGGATTCGAATTAATCTTGATAACCTGTCTCGAGACAAAATGTCTTTCCTCAGGGAACAGTACAAAGAAAAATCCAAGAATTCTGAGAACAAAAATGTGCTTAAAGACATTGACAGAGAACTTTCCAACAGCTCACTGGGGACTGAACACTTCTTCCGTGAAATGGGTCAGATCTATGAAGCTTCAGTTTCCCTTCCAGAAACAGACCCATCACGTCAACAGTTACAGCATCTGCCCAAACTCTGTGCCGGATTGCTGCTGGATGGATTTCCCCTTGAGCTTGTAGATGGAGATGCTTCCAACATACCTCTCAGATGGGTGAGTGAtgttctctctcagctccatGACTTGGTGTCTCCCAAGAACAAGATACTGGTAGTCACAGTTCTTGGAGTTCAGAGCACAGGAAAGTCCACTCTTCTTAACACCATGTTTGGAGTGCAGTTTGCAGTCAGCAGTGGTCGATGCACTCGAGGTGCTTTTATGTTGCTCATCAGAATCAATGAAGATGTCAGAAAAGTGCTCAACTGTGACTTCATGGTGATCATTGACACTGAGGGCTTAAAGTCACCAGAGCTTGCGCAACTGGATGATAgccatgaacatgacaatgagctTGCAACACTTGTCATAGGGCTGAGTGATATCACCATCATCAATATTGCAATGGAGAATTCAACAGAAATGAAGGACATCCTGCAAATAGTTGTGCACGCTTTTCTCAGGATGAAAGAGGTGGGCAAAAAGCCGAAATGTCAGTTTGTTCATCAGAATGTATCAGATGTTTCAGCCAATGAGAAGAACTTAAGAGACAGGAAACTGCTCTTGCAACAGTTAAATGAGATGACGCAGGCAGCCGccaaaatggaaaagaaagaggagaacaaGAGTTTCACGGATGTGATGGAGTACAGTCCAGATACTGGGAACTGGTACATTCCTGGACTCTGGAATGGAAACCCACCAATGGCACCGGTCAATGCAGGGTACAGCGAAGCTGTATATGAGCTCAAGAAAAACATCATCCATCTACTGGGAAAATGTGATTCATCTGCTAATGATATCTTGGAGTTCAAAGAGTGGATGTCAAGCCTGTGGAATgcagtaaagcatgaaaacttCATCTTCAGCTTCAGAAACAGTCTAGTGGCTGATGCATACATGAGGCTATGCACAGAATTCAACAAATGGGAATGGGAATTCAGAAAAGACATTTACAAGTGGGTTACAAATGCTGAAACAGGAATTTCAAATTTCGGCACAGTTGCTGCAAAGTGTGAAATAGCTGACATGAAAGATTTCATCACGTGTTTGAAAAGTGAAGCCTCCACAGTGCTGTCTAAGTGGGAGACAGAGCTTCTTGAAAATTTGACAAAGTACTTCAAGCAAACAGAGGGTCATATCTATCTAGTAGAAGGATACAAAGAGGACTTTGCAAACAGTGCAAAGAGCCTTCGACGAGAAATGGAAAACTCTGTGTTTCATCAgctgactgcagcagcagaaatcaaACAGGGAATGAGAGAACTTGATACAATCAAGGAAAATCACACAAAAGAAATTGAAAAGGCAGTGTGCGCACTGATTGATCAATGTCGGAAGAAGAATGTCCAGATGAGAGATCAAGAGCTGGACAAGGAATTTAATAAGATGTGGaatgaaacagtgaagaaaCTGTCCTTTTCTGAAAAAAAGGCAACAGATGTCTTCACCAATGTATCCTACCACCTGAGAACAAATCTGTCATACAAGGGGAGTCATGCATCTAAATTGTTGAGTGAAAAAAACCTGAAAGATTGTGGCAAAATGCCTTTCAAATATACAGAGGAGGGATTCTGTAAACAAGTTAAACACCAAGTGAGCAAATGGTTAAACTGGCAAGATCACATCATGATGGTACAAAAGATGGCTGACAGTATCATAGCTTGTTGCATTCAGTTTGTGACTGAAATAGTCGAAAGGAAAAACAATTACTCTGACACTTACATCCAGGAGATGCTACAAATGATTGATGAGAGGCTGCAAAACGATCAGGATGTAAAGACAGGCATTGAATTTGAAGTTTctctaaaacaacacatctGTGGAGTTGCAGCCagaaaatttcagaaaatgcaCGAAGACTTCTTACATGTGAATGATCCTTACAGATGTCTGGATCAAAACAAAGGGAAGTTTTGTGCTGATTTTAAAGATGTGTTTCATAAACGAGACCAGTGCCAGAAGAAAGCAGAGGAATTCACCAGCCAATGCTTGAAGCCTGCAGTCGAGGACTTCATCAACCGTTCCCTGGGTCCTGATATCATTGGTGAGATGCTGACACAACAACAGTTCAGCACAAGAATATTCTTCCAGTATTCAGTTTTACTGGATTTGCTTACAAAGGATAATTTTGAAAACTATTTGAGCTACATTTGCTCATATGAGGAATATGTGAAGAAGTGGACACTCGACCAGATAGTGACTCACTTCTCAAATGGTTCTAAGATTTCTGAGTTTGAGGATCGTCATATTCAGTCAAGTATCAGGAGCATAAATGATGCTATCAACAAGGCCAAAATGATAAAGAGTGGCAACTTGAAGACATTTGTCGATCATGTGTGTCAGGAACTTGGAGATAAACTGGTAATTTCCCAGGATGCTCTTAATGCTTTCATGATTCTGAACAACGCGAACCAGGAACAGTTTGCTGACTGGTTAACAGAGTGTGTAAATGAGATGGGAAAAACTCTTAGAGAAGAGTTCAAAAAATCAAACATCCAGAAGAAACTGAAGCATCTTCATTTAAAGCCTCAGAATGAGATTTTCACCAGACTGATTGGATGTGGTAAACAGTGTCCGTTTTGCAAAGCTCCATGTGAGGCAGGAGGAAATGCCCATACTGAGCACTGGGCTTCGATTCATCGCTCCAATGGTCTTGGGCAATTCAGGTTTCACCACTCAGAAAAACTTGTAACGGATGTATGCTCTTCTCTCGTGATCAGTGACAGGAAATTTCGATGCTTTGCAACAAATTTTGAATGGCATCCTTACAAGGAGTACAGTAACATTTTTCCCACCTGGAGAATTCCTCCTGATGTAAGCCTCGAGGCATCAGACTACTGGAAATATGTGATGGCAACATTCAACAAAAAGTTTGCCGAAG